The following are from one region of the Capsicum annuum cultivar UCD-10X-F1 chromosome 1, UCD10Xv1.1, whole genome shotgun sequence genome:
- the LOC124886962 gene encoding uncharacterized protein LOC124886962, translating to MADVHGSVSDVAYTRGDEHNKLQDGHNINLSREQYEHVVNLLQHFQFGAHGENSINKTPDFVGGNANFAGPFNGRGLWRLVKLGMDYTSCVQNASRTRAVPLHSVLAL from the exons ATGGCCGATGTACATGGATCTGTATCAGATGTTGCATATACCAGAGGAGATGAGCACAACAAGTTGCAGGATGGACACAACATCAACCTATCTAGAGAGCAGTATGAGCATGTTGTGAACTTGCTACAACATTTTCAGTTTGGAGCTCACGGAGAGAATAGCATCAACAAGACTCCAGATTTTGTGGGAGGAAATGCAAACTTTGCAG GCCCCTTCAATGGAAGAGGCCTCTGGAGATTGGTGAAGCTAGGGATGGATTATACTTCCTGTGTCCAAAATGCCTCAAGAACAAGAGCTGTTCCACTACACAGTGTACTGGccctttga